The segment TTTTTTCCAGGTAAATCAGTAAATTTGAACACTGTCAAAAAGGGTTTAACTGTACTAAAAGTACAGAAAGATGGAACCTTTCTGTCCACGGCGCGCTCCATTGACCAACCCAAAGGAGAAGCGCTTTTTACAAGAGTAATAATATTTCTCTCAATCGCTTTTGTAAAAGTTTATTCTTATTTCACACTTTTAATTGTGAATTTCCTTTTTTTGAGTTAATGGTTTATATTAAAATCATCTCTAACCTATTGCTGTTACTaacttatttttatctataataatgtttaaaaattatttcacTTTATCtcattactatttttttttactaaaaacaaGTCAACATTTTCTCTGTATATGTACGAGAAAAAGGtcaacaatttatattttctaactcTTTGTTTAGagcaatattattatataaacaatattGGATCAAACTTTCAATATATTTTAGagaattcatatatatatatgtgtgtgtgtttagaaAAATAGCAAAAATGCTGATAGATCTCTCTAAAAATTGAAAAGTTTTGACTTGATtggttaaatttattttatttatgtttttctggTGTAAGATTTCAGATATATTTTTGacttgaaaatataattgttaaatattaattatgtgttatatgactcatatatttattaatatatgtatcaatactattaaaatagcaACATGACCTAGTGATATAGGTTTggtctaattattttaatacaactattaaaacatcttattaattatttaaaaaaaaatacacaaattatcataaagaaaaacataaatatgaataaaaatataaatatgaaaactaaatttctaaaaaaatgtaaaacaaaaaatataccaatTTTTGAATGGCAggttaaattttagtttatattattaaaacaaaaagttttttttaagatgTAATTCTGTTTTGAAAGTATTTACACTCATGTCATTgtgttaaaatttaaattaaagtttttggaatgtatttgtattttgtaactttgaaagttattttttaaataattatttatattttatatatctataaaggAAAGACATAAGAGTTTTTGTTactctaataaaaatatatttttgaaaatgttcaTAGGATAAACATGATTAACGGTATCAATAATAATGTggagaaaatgaaatttatcttattataaaataataatcacaatttttgataaattttaatagtaagttattaatattttattgttgttctgatgtattatttcaaaataatgttttaatttctttaaaaaacaaaacaaaaactaaaaaatagcaaaaccaaaacaaaaactaaaaaatagcAAAACCCAAAttgaaaatcaaaatctaaaaaatcacaactaaacaaaaggaaaaccgaaaacaaaaattttaaaaataaaaaccaaaatctaaaatccaaaaactagAACTAAATACTAGTAAAACAATCATCAGTTCATCACCTAAATGTATTAACATCATAGTTCTTGGTATGTATAAGCAGCATAGTTCTTTTACCAATTATAATTTCAGTACCAAAACTTTGAAGAGTACATAGAATTGTAATTTcagtataaaaaaaacatgCTCAATCAAGCTTCACTTgtgaatatattaaattaacatCCAATCGTTTCATAGTACTAGGAAAAAAAATGAGTGAGCACCACTCATAAGAAAAACAGAGAGCCAATAGCTAAATCAAATCAAAGGCAACAAAAAGCTTCACTGTTATTTTGTATGCTTGTCTCTCATAGAGAGCACCACTcagaagaaaaacagagagcCAATAGCTAAATCAAATCAAAGGCAACAAAAAGCTTCACTGTTATTTTGTATGCTTGTCTCTCATAGAGAGCACCACTcagaagaaaaacagagagcCAATAGCTAAATCAAATCAAAGGCAACAAAAAGCTTCACTGTTATTTTGTATGCTCGTCTCTCATAGACTTATCCTGGAACGTTTTGCCACATTGCATGATCTAATGCTTAATCATTCCCACAATTAACCAAATAGATATTGTTTCTCCAAAGAAACTGTAGAAAACGcagaacacacacaaaataagAAAGAGCATCGTCATCTTTGACATCTAAAGCTTAAAACAAAACCCAGAAACAAAATTTGGGAAGACGATAACAGGATATGAACTACTTATAAAACCCAGattcttatttatataataaaataccaTTACATAACGCAGTCTCTGCTCCAAAGAGCAACACAATaccaaacacaaacacaaagaCTTTAAAACAAAGAGAAACACACTGCAATAAACCCAATTAGATTCACGCACAAACTCCTTTCTACCAGAAAAAGGAGTAAAACTGCGTTATTGGGACTGTTCCGACATTCAATATAGCATTTTTAACTTAAGCTTAGGGACCcaaaacacatatataatataacccCCAAACCTTTTCTTTCTCAGACAAAGAACATAACATCCTCAAGCTCCTTGTGCAGCTTGAATACTGCTTTTTCCTCCAAACTCAGAGAAGAGAGTACAGTGGCCAGTGGGGGAGGCGCTCCTCGCGGCTGCCTAATGTTCTTCTCCCGTGAACTTGCCTCGTGGTACATCCGTCCTCTAAAGGCGACCATGTCCGCATAATAGACTGGAGGAACGAGAGAGACAGGTTTGGTGCAACGAGTGAAAGTGAAGCACATGTCGAAGATAAGCTTCTGCATCTGATCTGAAGTGAATCCGAGCTCGTCCCAAAGAGCATAATAATGAGTGGGCTTGCTTGTCCCGATGCCTCCATGGTGACTGCAGAGGTAGAAATCGTACTCAAACGGGTGGATGACTTTGGTATCGACCACCGTACCTGAAGGAACATTTCCCTTGTCACTTCCGTCATTGGGTGAGGCAGGGAAGAAACGGGTTTGATGACGTTTCTGTGCCACGATCACAGTTATCTTGGGAAAGTAGTTATTCTTCTCAAAAGTAAGCTTCACATCAAGCAACTCAACATTAAGAACCATGTCAAACTGACCATCACTGACACCATCACGGAAGATGACAATCTTGTTAGGGCGTTTCCTGGTGGCCTGAACATGAGCTTTAACCAGCTCAAGGCACGTATCACCAAATCCTTCAATCTCCTCTTTCCggtgaggctgtgcgatgactcTAGCTGCGTAACGGTTAGCTTCAGGCCAGTTTAGAGTGCCCACAACAGCAACAATGGAGGGGCTCATCTTATCTCGAGAAGCTGGATGGTTAACATCCGCACCGATGAACATGACCTCATCGTCTCCTTTGAAGAAAGAGAAAGTAGTATCCATCAGCTCAACGTTACTTCCACCAACTTTAGCATTGATCTTGAGGGCGAGATTTGCCCGATACTGGTCACCTCCTCTGTTGGCGGAATTGGTCAAGAAACACTGAGTCACCAGACCAAGTTTGGTCTCGGCTATCCATTTGAGAGTCTTGTAACCATCAACCTTCCCAGACATAGCACACAGAACAAGAGTTGGGCGAGCCCCGCCATGCTTATGATTAGCCTCGTCAATCACTTGTCGAAGCAATTCTTCAAGAGCATTAGCATTAGAAAGCAAATCCATTCTGGCTGATTTGGAAATGATGGGAGCCTCCAGCTGCATCCCAAGTGTCCCACAACGATTGATAAGTAGTTCCACAAAGTCGTTAGCCATCCTCAAGTTGTTGTACTTCTCATAGTGAGTGAAGTCAAGAACAGCCCAATGCTTGACTACTGAACCCCTCGTGACTCCCTTCCTCATAAGGTTCCATTGATTGTTCTGTCTTGGATTAGGTTCCTCACGGACAGGTTTGCCTCTCTCTGCCAACTTCAACGCCGGAGCCTTGAGAACACGACCTTCCACAGGTGTCATCTTTGTATCAACTTTCATTCCAAAGTTGCCAATAATTTCCCCACCGCTAGGACCATCACTTGACTCTATCATCTTCAGTATGTTCTTCTGCCTTTGTTGTGGATTCACTAGTGACAACTTTTTCAACCACAAGGCTGAATCTTTATCCAAGCCTTCCTTTGGGTAAATCTGTCCTTCAACCAAAACGCACAGCTCCATGGGCACCAAGTTTTGCCGTCCGTTTTTACCCAAATCCAAGCACGGAATATTCTTGTGAGCAATGTCTTTCCCATACTTAATCCTGAAATAATCAACAATGGACGTCTTCCTCGGCGGCTCATTCCCCTCTGGATCGATAAGATCGAAACTCTCGTCTTTCGTGGCTCCTCTACTCAGTCCAACTATGGTGAGTTTCTGTTTGTTCTTCCGGTGAGTGACAGTGACTTTCAACCCAGTCAACTCATTTTCCACATCCCGTCTGTTGAACTGGCGCTGCAAATCAGACCAGCCAAAGTACAGCTTCAGATACTCGATGACAGACATGGACTTCCGGAACGCCAACACCGAGTAGTCCAAGCACAAGGACAAACCTTGTGCGGTCGGTTTAAGAGCGTGTCTGTAGCCTTTGGCAGCTGCAACACCGAAACCAAAGTCCTCGTCCCTCTCGGTCCCACGAGTGAAAAAGCTTTTACCAACGGTGATCATACACTTGGAAGGATGCTCCTTCATAACGACATCCATTCCTTGCAATACATCACGAGGGTTGAGAGACGAACCCCCTGTCATGTACTCTTTCAAGTCACGGAGCTTGAGCACGTTCACCTCCTTGATAGTGAACGTATAGCTTCGAGCTCTCGTCCCTTCTTCCGTCTTGGGGAAATCCACCTTATACGAACCAGTAGGCAGTTGAGCAGCGCTGAAGATATTCTTCTGACCATCGTAGGCAGTCATGGCGAGTGGAAACTCGCCGGGATTGTCGGAGAACACCTTTTCCCTGACCATAGAGAGCTCGAACCTTGATATCTTCTTAGTGGGATTCTCTCCTTTGATGTCAACATCATAATGGCGTATGACACTCTCGGGATCAATGTGGACTCGGAAGTGGTTGACAAAGAGGTTAACACGACGCACAGCTACAACACCTCCTTTATCAGGACGTCTTATTGGTACTTTCCTCTCGGAAGAAGCAACTTGAACCTTCTTCTCAgtagaagacgaagaagaagcttGAACTTGTTGTACAGATGGTCTCGGATTCGTCATTACAGGACCTGtcaaaatgaaatttattgttAATCAAAGAAACATTAATCAAAGTTATTGACTAATCATCCAATGTAAATAAATAACGTTCCAGTAATTGATAATTAGAACATTGCTATAAATTAGGTTTTATTGGGGCAATACCACGAGCCGTTTCAGAAACTGTAACGGTTGACGGAGAAGAAACTGGAACCGCCGCCGCATCAGAAGAAACCTGCGGCTTACGACCCCACGCGCCTCTGCCGACGCCTCCTCCTGCCGCAACGGATTGACTCACTTGAGCCTGTGGCGGTTGCTGGACCGCCTGCGTTCGAGTTTGTTGCTGCATCTGCGTCCCACGGCCACCACCTTGACCCGGCGGTGGTCCCCACTGACTCTGGCTTCGGAATTCCTGTTGATTCCGATCGTATCCGCCGCCACTTCCACCGGAACTCTGTCCACCTCGCTGGGAGCCACGGCCACGATCTCCACCGCCACCAGCTCCATAACCACGACCGCGATCTCCGCCGCCGCCAGCTCCGTAACCACGACCGCGATCTCCGCCTCCGCCAGCTCCGTAACCACGGCCGCGATCTCCTCCGCCGGCAGCTCCGTAACCACGACCGCGATCTCCGCCTCCGCCAGCTCCGTAACCACGGCCGCGATCTCCTCCGCCGGCAGCTCCGTAACCACGACCGCCACCACCACTGCTGTCACCACGGGCTCCGCCGCCTCTGCCACGGCCATCACCACCACGACCTCCTCGGTAACCACCTCTCTCCATGCTGATTGGATCTGATCGGGAAAGACTCGGTACGATTAATAGAGGAAACTTTCTTATTCTTATGTGATTTTGCTTTTAACTTGTGGACTGAACCGAATCCGAGAGATGTCTTTATAAAGGAACACAGATAAGTGTGTGTGAGAAGTTTATTAGCTTAGCTCATAAGGAGTAGGACTTCGCGAATGTTCCTCGAAAGAAGTCAAAAAAAGTTAGGGTAGTACAACCGTCTTtaacttttcttattttaaaggaaaaagtTACAGTCGTTAATTTGTGGTTATATATACTTGGGCCCAAGgaaataaattttgttcaaaaaagCCATTTATCAAgttcaatataaaaaaatatgagaattTAATTAAactatcaaatttttaatactattttcatctctatgttaatcatatttatttttacttctaAATTACAACAAAATCATTGTCTCTAATTAATTGAGTGAATTAAGcgaaaatcttttaaaaatttggaaattaagaaccctttttttttttgaaacacaaatgCATTAGTAATGGCTTCCGCCAGAATTTGGTGCAGCATTAATGGCAAGTTCAACAGACAAGTAGAATGAAAATGTCAATATCCAGCATTAACTAAgaacatatcttttttttttttcacaaattgaaatttatatatataaaacggGCCAAGCCCAATTACATGAATGCAGCCCAAACACCCGGCCCAAACCACATGTAActcaaaaacaaaccaaactaaaccaacaCCGGTTTACTTCCAACCCTAATAAACCGGACTTTACTCGAACCAAACCAACACCGACACTTCCGAGACACGTGTCTTGCATCCGCCGCCCGAAGTATCCACGCGTCACGCCTGCGACGAATCGACCGTCACCGTTCTGCATCACCGATGCACGCCACGGCCGGAACCCTCGATTCATCGGAGCCGCCTGGTTTTCATTCCAGAGCACGGCGGAGTCTATCCCGTCACCCTCGTGGTCCTCGTCTTACTCCTGCCATGGAAAACTTCATCGGATCTAACTCTAACGCTTCATCCACCGCCGTCGTAATTAGACTCAACCGCTTCATCTTCTTGACCACCGCTTCCTTCCACCGAGAGCTTCAACCAGATACCAAGAGCTCCTCGAGAAGCCAAACCCTACCAACCAACCGGATCGACAACTAATCGAACACACCTAAAACCTTAACTGAACCGCCGTCGCCTATAGAGTCTCGGCGACGCGGAGACTAGAGCCAAACGCCCACCATTGACGGAACGATGCAGCGCCGACGAGCAAAACCGAACGTCCACCGAAAGAGAGGTGCGACGCCGGGAGCAAAACAAACTTTTCTTCTTCACACGCACATAGATCAAACAAGAAAACAGAACAGACGAATAAAACAAACGCCGGGCCGACGGTGACTGAGGAAGCCCCGCCGTCGGCCGGAGAACCAAAtcgcttttcttttctctctctctcgagctAGTTGACACTTGAGAACCAAAATATAGAAACGGAATTTATTATTTGGCCTTTGAGATATTTGTTTATTACTACTAGAGAATAACTAGGATTGTGTTTATGTTGAATACTTTGGGAGCAACACGAGAAGATGACAAAGGAAAGGAATCTGGGAGACAACTAAGAACCTATCTATAACACAAATTATGTGGAGCTTTTAATTGATCAAGTAGAATGAAAATGTCAAAACTGATCTTATTTGGTTTAATATCATTCACCAATTAGTGGAATAAAATAGCATTTAGGAATAGCAGATCTGTCAAAACACATTTACCAAATAGTGGAACACGGTAGTTTTAGGTATACAACTAAATACACTAAAGACTATGGATAAGGAGTGCAACTACCCATTAATTAAAGAAGACTTTTCAGGATGAtcagaaaaaattattataaatatagccaacaagattttttttttttgtcatcttatggatttatattaatCTTGAAAATGGGAGTACACTTAAGCAAATAAGATTAAACTAGATTTCTGACCCGTGCGTCCGCACGGgtgatattttatttgtaatagaTAATATTGTGATTTAGTTATAACTTATAGATAGATTATAAATATTTCTAACTTTGTTGGTTGTTTATATCTTGGTTTGATGCTAaagtaataaaaaatgatatctaaataaatttgatgatttttacTGACACGgacaatttttatattgtatccgtttaataaataatgatttttactaatgcattattttttctaaaaatatacttatatagcaaatgttttcttatctttttcaaatttaaatgtcTCTTTGTTTAATTTATACTGGAAATAAATGAGGAACATACCAcacttaaaaacataaatcttaaTAACCTTATATTTCAAGTATTACATTTTGATAAATTGATCAgtgatatattatataagttacTTTTATTTGATCCATATTGTGTATGCCTgaatagtatatataaatattgagaAATTTTTAGATagtcatttttaagtttttgtcacaaaataacCTCCCAAagaggaaaatgaccaaaagagattttatttaagaataaatatgcatttataacccttggattaactaatctaagacttatggtttagagttaagaggTGTGtttcaaatatcaaaaatttaaaaattaaaattaaaattttgaaacgaaaaatggctatttttgtcatttatttttagggctatttttatgacaaaaaccaaaaacttaaaaatggcTATATGAAAGAATTGCCCTATAATATTTGTCTtggaaaaaaacattattacatttttgaaaataaatagttattttgatcaaaaataatatgaatttttgacaaattttgaccaaaaataagTTTGGTATTTTTATCTGAGGCTACTAACcttaattttttcataatcttATTGTTTAAATATAGTTGGATAGATAATGTCTATATGAGAAAACTTCaccttaatatttttgaaaaccaagctagtgttatatatttatactattcgATACTTTATAGTTGAAGGCTTGAAGcattagaatataaaaaaatcagtttggttcaatatatatatttaaacaatatattataatGGTTGTGTATAGCTAAAATGGTCCTTCACGTGTTGGTTGAAAAATGGTTAACAACTTAACATGTATAGTAAGTAAATCAGAAGTCCATTAGcaaattaacaaatttttaagTCATAACGTTCGGAGAGGTTTCCATTTTTAATATCCTACTTAATTATGCTAGATTTATGGGAAATTATAGGGCATATAAATTAGAATATTCCTTTTGGAATAGATTTGAATTCCGTAAGTTAATATCGTTAATGCATATCTTTTTTATGGAAACACACAAGATTAGGTTCACTCCGTTTTTGTCTCGAATTTAGAAAAGGTAAGCGGTTCAAATTTAAATCGTACATTTAGTTATTAGGTAAAACAACTGTGTTTTATTCCAGTGGCAATCTTtgtaaatattaagaaaaactaaGGACTAAGTActttttgtacttcagttttaatagattagatgatcaaaattttcattaaagAAGCAAATAagcaatattttaaaattcattaatctACACTTAAGCAATATTGCAAAACAAGTATGCCTCCTTCCACCAAACCATTGCTATGCGTGGAGCGTGGTTAGAGCCTTTTTTCACAATGTTTGGTTTCAATTTCTCAATTTGAAGTGTTTTCATAACTAACATATGATCTCTCTATCTTTTATAGGTCTCGGTATTCATGTTTCTTGGAACGTTCAACCTCTCTAGTTTGCTTAGTGAACCAAGAACCATTGCTTTAGGAGAGAGTGATCGAGTATTTGTGGTTCAAGCAGCAAGAAAGCTTCTGCAGGTACTAAAAAATAGCACATTAGGTGACCCTTTCTGAATCTGTAAAACaacaactagatcttgacccgcccaaccgggcgggtatttattttatgtttttaatttttaatttataaatgatatatttgtaatatttaaacataaatttagattgaaaattaacatttgtagttataataaaaattaaaagtttaaaaaaaatattttgatataaattttaaattcctaattaaaataatatagagattgatcataattttttccaattccaaaatcttagcattattaataaaaaataaaataatttataaataaataaaatatataaacatatttgaaattaaaataaatttgttaaaaaaaatcttacgccattgttgtttatttttatagtttgacccgtggccgtataaatatttgctttcgcttcaatttttttctttgttctaatgataatatatatatatatatatatatgtaaattaatatgtattacataattgttagtaaaacattttaaaacaaaatttttatttattactttaaataattatattatgtgattttaatcgtctattatatcacaatgtatcatataaaaatctaatatttataactaattggacttatactataaaagtgttatactaacaatttataaataaaatattttatattttatttatatgatatataaattgattttgatgtgtgatttttattttattattattattaataaatattgaaaaaatataatgttaacaaaaaatctataaggaaatttattttggttaagattcattctattaaagaaatctattatttaatttaggaaaatacatttaCTTGTTTTGTGTTAAAGATTCTCTAGTAGctttattgagtttttttttaatgaaatccaATAATAATTCAACttctaaaatttgaaaaaaaagttaagaactTCAAAGGGGTTATACCATTGGACCTTCACAAATTTAATCACATTACAAAGAGTTCTAAACTTCACAAACTACAAATTTTACAACTAAACTAATCATTAGAACCCATTATGGGTTCTAACCAATGGAGGTAGTCTAAGGATGCTTCTAAGGATTTCTAAATTCCAGTTGAATATGTTGAATATCTCATGAACCTAACATCGAACTAACTACCCGAACTTATAACATTGACTAATGTCACTAGGCTCATGTTTAAAAGATTCTAAAAAGGAGCTATGATGTATTTTTAACCTCATAAGATGGAAcactatataaatatgttataaatgaaaaaatatattataaaaatatatctgttagttaaatattaaaaatatatattttaccaaaaatatagaaaaacatatcaacttaaattatggttt is part of the Raphanus sativus cultivar WK10039 chromosome 5, ASM80110v3, whole genome shotgun sequence genome and harbors:
- the LOC108860977 gene encoding protein argonaute 2 yields the protein MERGGYRGGRGGDGRGRGGGARGDSSGGGGRGYGAAGGGDRGRGYGAGGGGDRGRGYGAAGGGDRGRGYGAGGGGDRGRGYGAGGGGDRGRGYGAGGGGDRGRGSQRGGQSSGGSGGGYDRNQQEFRSQSQWGPPPGQGGGRGTQMQQQTRTQAVQQPPQAQVSQSVAAGGGVGRGAWGRKPQVSSDAAAVPVSSPSTVTVSETARGPVMTNPRPSVQQVQASSSSSTEKKVQVASSERKVPIRRPDKGGVVAVRRVNLFVNHFRVHIDPESVIRHYDVDIKGENPTKKISRFELSMVREKVFSDNPGEFPLAMTAYDGQKNIFSAAQLPTGSYKVDFPKTEEGTRARSYTFTIKEVNVLKLRDLKEYMTGGSSLNPRDVLQGMDVVMKEHPSKCMITVGKSFFTRGTERDEDFGFGVAAAKGYRHALKPTAQGLSLCLDYSVLAFRKSMSVIEYLKLYFGWSDLQRQFNRRDVENELTGLKVTVTHRKNKQKLTIVGLSRGATKDESFDLIDPEGNEPPRKTSIVDYFRIKYGKDIAHKNIPCLDLGKNGRQNLVPMELCVLVEGQIYPKEGLDKDSALWLKKLSLVNPQQRQKNILKMIESSDGPSGGEIIGNFGMKVDTKMTPVEGRVLKAPALKLAERGKPVREEPNPRQNNQWNLMRKGVTRGSVVKHWAVLDFTHYEKYNNLRMANDFVELLINRCGTLGMQLEAPIISKSARMDLLSNANALEELLRQVIDEANHKHGGARPTLVLCAMSGKVDGYKTLKWIAETKLGLVTQCFLTNSANRGGDQYRANLALKINAKVGGSNVELMDTTFSFFKGDDEVMFIGADVNHPASRDKMSPSIVAVVGTLNWPEANRYAARVIAQPHRKEEIEGFGDTCLELVKAHVQATRKRPNKIVIFRDGVSDGQFDMVLNVELLDVKLTFEKNNYFPKITVIVAQKRHQTRFFPASPNDGSDKGNVPSGTVVDTKVIHPFEYDFYLCSHHGGIGTSKPTHYYALWDELGFTSDQMQKLIFDMCFTFTRCTKPVSLVPPVYYADMVAFRGRMYHEASSREKNIRQPRGAPPPLATVLSSLSLEEKAVFKLHKELEDVMFFV